The following proteins are co-located in the Sporosarcina pasteurii genome:
- the acnA gene encoding aconitate hydratase AcnA — protein MNKVKMNVHSEVLTNLDVNGNTYHYYSLEKLENQGTGEISSLPFSIKALLESALRQFDGKYITADHISLLANWHTAQKNNKEVPFKPARIILQDFTGVPAMVDLAAMRNAVANSEQINPRIPVDLVVDHSVIVDASGNREAFDYNLELEYERNAERYRFIKWAQQAFDNFRVVPPASGIVHQVNLEHLATSVQTAERNGRTEIYLDTLVGTDSHTPMINGLGTIGWGVGGIEAEAAMLGQPLYFVIPEVVGVKIVGEMPEGSTATDLALTITSLLRAKGVVGKIVEFFGSSLEQISLADRATIANMAPEYGATMSFFPTDDVTMDYLKLTGRGEFVEIAKAYHKAQGLFRKKTTKDPIFTEVIELDLSQIVPSLAGPKRPQDKVVLDEMRDEFIQSLSKPVAELGYGLLPEEVNKKVMLDQSQTALQTGDVVLAAITSCTNTSNPTVMIAAGLLAKKAVEKGLVTATHVKTSLTPGSTVVTKYLEHSGLLSYLEQLGFYVDGYGCGACCGNTGPLNLEIEEGIQAHDLIVSSVLSGNRNFEGRVHPLIKANYLASPPLVVAYALAGTVRKDLLNEPLGEGRNGEPVYLKAIWPTSTEVEEITASTVQAALFEKQYGSIFENERWDAIPAPTGPLFEWDEKSTYIQEAPFFKSTVKTESIEENLQAMNVLLKLGDSITTDHISPVGHIALTSPAGIYLTEQGVTPRQFNSYGSRRGNHHVMMRGTFANIRLRNELADGKEGGFTKFLPTGEILTVFDAAMNYQKMNRNLLVLAGADYGTGSSRDWAAKGTALLGVKAVLAESFERIHRSNLVGMGVLPLQFLEGESAETHKLVGTEQYDVIGLDGTPSPGQQVTIEVTECKGVKKTFQAVLRLDSIVEVEQYMNGGILPSVMKQFTQ, from the coding sequence ATGAATAAGGTGAAAATGAACGTACATAGCGAAGTTTTAACCAATCTTGACGTAAATGGAAATACCTATCACTACTACAGTTTAGAGAAATTAGAAAATCAAGGTACTGGAGAAATCTCTTCGTTGCCATTTTCTATTAAAGCTTTGCTGGAGAGTGCACTTAGGCAATTTGACGGGAAATATATTACAGCGGACCACATTTCGCTGTTAGCGAATTGGCACACGGCGCAAAAAAATAATAAAGAAGTTCCTTTTAAACCCGCACGAATTATTTTACAGGATTTCACGGGTGTTCCTGCAATGGTCGATTTGGCGGCCATGAGAAATGCAGTTGCGAACAGTGAACAGATTAATCCACGAATTCCCGTAGATTTAGTTGTTGATCATTCGGTCATTGTGGATGCATCAGGGAACAGGGAAGCATTTGATTACAATCTAGAATTAGAATATGAACGAAACGCAGAACGGTACAGGTTTATTAAATGGGCACAGCAAGCTTTTGATAATTTCAGAGTTGTGCCGCCTGCATCTGGTATCGTACATCAAGTGAATTTAGAGCATCTTGCCACATCAGTGCAAACCGCAGAAAGGAACGGGAGAACCGAAATTTATTTGGATACGCTTGTTGGCACGGATTCTCACACGCCAATGATTAATGGACTCGGAACAATTGGGTGGGGTGTTGGTGGCATTGAAGCGGAGGCGGCGATGTTAGGACAGCCCCTTTATTTCGTCATCCCGGAAGTTGTTGGGGTGAAAATCGTGGGGGAAATGCCGGAAGGGTCAACTGCAACTGATTTAGCCTTAACGATTACAAGTTTGCTGCGGGCAAAGGGTGTCGTAGGAAAGATTGTCGAGTTTTTTGGTTCGTCACTTGAACAGATCTCCCTTGCAGACCGAGCGACTATCGCTAATATGGCACCAGAATATGGGGCAACGATGTCTTTCTTCCCGACAGATGATGTGACGATGGATTATTTGAAGTTAACTGGAAGAGGAGAATTTGTAGAAATAGCCAAAGCGTATCATAAAGCCCAAGGATTATTCCGTAAAAAAACAACGAAAGATCCAATCTTTACAGAGGTCATTGAACTGGACCTTTCTCAAATCGTTCCAAGTCTGGCTGGACCGAAAAGACCGCAAGATAAAGTTGTGCTAGATGAGATGCGAGATGAATTTATCCAGTCACTTTCTAAACCAGTTGCGGAATTAGGCTACGGACTGCTGCCTGAAGAAGTTAACAAAAAGGTGATGTTAGACCAATCGCAAACTGCACTGCAGACAGGAGATGTTGTACTTGCAGCAATCACGAGCTGTACAAATACATCGAATCCAACAGTCATGATTGCGGCTGGATTGCTTGCTAAAAAAGCAGTGGAAAAAGGGCTTGTCACAGCGACGCATGTCAAAACAAGCTTAACGCCAGGTTCTACTGTTGTCACGAAATACTTGGAACACTCTGGCCTTCTTAGCTATTTGGAACAACTTGGATTTTATGTTGATGGCTATGGATGTGGTGCATGCTGCGGAAATACAGGACCCCTCAATCTAGAAATTGAGGAAGGCATTCAAGCGCATGATTTAATCGTGTCATCTGTTTTAAGTGGGAACCGGAACTTCGAAGGCAGAGTTCATCCGCTTATCAAGGCGAATTATTTAGCATCCCCTCCATTAGTCGTCGCTTATGCCTTGGCAGGAACTGTTCGAAAAGACTTGCTGAATGAACCGTTAGGAGAAGGCCGTAACGGAGAGCCTGTCTATTTAAAAGCTATTTGGCCAACTTCAACAGAAGTCGAAGAGATTACTGCATCAACTGTACAAGCTGCACTTTTTGAAAAGCAATATGGAAGTATCTTTGAAAATGAGCGTTGGGACGCAATACCTGCGCCGACAGGTCCCTTATTTGAGTGGGATGAAAAATCAACCTATATCCAGGAAGCGCCCTTCTTTAAAAGCACGGTGAAGACAGAGAGTATTGAGGAAAACTTGCAGGCAATGAATGTGTTGCTGAAGCTGGGCGATTCGATTACGACTGATCATATTTCTCCAGTAGGCCATATTGCACTTACTTCTCCGGCTGGTATTTATTTAACTGAACAGGGCGTTACTCCGAGACAGTTTAACTCCTACGGTTCACGGCGCGGCAATCATCACGTCATGATGAGAGGTACTTTCGCGAATATTCGTCTGCGAAATGAGTTGGCGGATGGCAAAGAAGGTGGCTTTACAAAATTCTTGCCAACTGGCGAAATTCTGACGGTATTCGATGCTGCGATGAACTATCAAAAAATGAATAGAAATTTACTTGTCCTTGCGGGCGCTGATTATGGGACTGGAAGTTCTCGGGATTGGGCGGCAAAAGGAACAGCATTACTTGGTGTCAAAGCTGTCCTTGCGGAAAGTTTTGAAAGAATTCATAGAAGTAATCTTGTCGGTATGGGGGTGCTGCCTCTTCAGTTTTTAGAAGGAGAAAGTGCCGAGACCCATAAGTTGGTTGGGACAGAACAGTATGATGTCATTGGGCTAGATGGAACGCCTTCCCCTGGGCAACAAGTGACCATTGAAGTAACTGAATGCAAAGGCGTAAAGAAAACATTTCAGGCAGTCTTGCGGCTAGATAGTATTGTTGAAGTGGAACAGTACATGAATGGGGGCATCTTGCCTTCTGTCATGAAGCAATTTACCCAATAA
- a CDS encoding GntR family transcriptional regulator: MESLSNQKRISTSDVAYYEIKKRIIELDYEPDAQLREEQLAEEIEVSRTPLRQALYRLTLEGLIVKKPNGRIYVAPITLKEVEETYKVREVMEGLLAKEATINMTDEKLQELEDLLHLMKLSAEQNRNEHTVRYGRQFHNVLYSLSTNELAKRFVGQLNAQIERYRRISSYKNPAYIHTVPVQEHKEILRLIKEGDPEKVEVEMRRHIKRSLEIAKKTLELDEGALD; this comes from the coding sequence ATGGAAAGCTTATCAAACCAAAAAAGAATATCAACGAGTGATGTTGCTTATTACGAAATAAAGAAAAGAATTATCGAGTTGGACTATGAGCCGGATGCACAACTTAGAGAAGAGCAGTTAGCAGAAGAAATTGAAGTAAGTCGGACGCCATTGAGGCAAGCGCTGTATCGGCTTACGTTAGAGGGGCTGATTGTAAAAAAGCCGAACGGCAGAATCTATGTTGCGCCCATCACGTTAAAAGAAGTAGAAGAAACCTATAAGGTTCGGGAAGTGATGGAAGGGCTTTTAGCAAAAGAAGCGACAATAAATATGACCGATGAAAAGCTACAAGAGCTGGAGGATTTACTTCACTTAATGAAGTTGTCGGCAGAACAAAATCGAAATGAACATACGGTGCGGTATGGCCGCCAATTTCATAATGTCCTTTATTCACTAAGCACAAATGAGTTGGCAAAACGGTTTGTAGGTCAGTTAAATGCCCAAATCGAACGGTATCGAAGAATTAGTAGTTATAAAAATCCGGCCTATATCCACACAGTTCCTGTCCAAGAGCATAAGGAAATATTACGTCTTATCAAAGAAGGCGACCCTGAAAAAGTTGAAGTAGAAATGAGAAGGCATATTAAGCGAAGTTTAGAGATTGCAAAGAAAACATTAGAGTTGGATGAAGGGGCGTTGGATTAA
- a CDS encoding AbrB family transcriptional regulator: MTYLSVCILVGFTASWLGIPAGWLLGSIVTGILWGVLIGGIQFDRKLFKIALAFVAASIGLRLDPNILIHMKSLLLPLFFTISLTLMAGYFLSVLLYKKSNLDPMTAFFCCIPGGASEIIGISRDFGADDRIVAAFHTVRMTFFVLVIPLIVVTLNAGSTAGAVLETKQLALSHLLFFPIVAVLTLFLDKKLRIPGGTLLFSIIIGFILSSFVLEIPDPPAYLSGIGQAFIGGLVGIRFDRLVLYQLLKVGKITVGIMSIFFGVSLLTSVLFHYMTKLSFSTSLIGIVPAGAAEMSATAIALDLSPSVVASLHIVRVILLFLALPLFIKIFKTIHKEPVKT; encoded by the coding sequence ATCACGTACTTATCTGTTTGTATCCTTGTAGGGTTTACGGCATCATGGCTTGGTATTCCGGCAGGATGGTTGCTTGGTTCAATTGTGACAGGGATTTTATGGGGGGTATTGATTGGCGGCATACAGTTTGATCGAAAGCTATTTAAAATTGCGTTAGCTTTTGTCGCTGCGAGCATTGGATTAAGGCTAGATCCGAATATTCTTATTCACATGAAGTCTTTACTTCTTCCGTTGTTTTTTACTATTTCTTTAACGCTTATGGCAGGCTATTTTTTAAGCGTCTTGTTGTATAAAAAATCCAATTTAGATCCGATGACAGCGTTTTTTTGTTGTATTCCAGGGGGCGCTTCTGAGATTATTGGAATCAGTAGAGATTTCGGTGCGGATGACCGGATTGTTGCCGCATTCCATACAGTGCGTATGACCTTTTTTGTCCTCGTCATTCCGTTGATTGTGGTCACTTTAAATGCCGGATCTACTGCTGGGGCAGTGCTTGAAACGAAACAACTCGCCTTATCGCATTTATTATTTTTCCCAATCGTAGCTGTGCTGACATTGTTCCTAGATAAAAAACTGCGTATACCAGGCGGTACCCTGCTATTTTCGATTATCATTGGTTTTATACTTTCTTCATTTGTCCTAGAAATCCCAGATCCTCCCGCGTATCTATCCGGAATAGGACAAGCATTTATTGGTGGGCTGGTCGGCATCCGATTTGATAGACTCGTACTCTATCAATTATTAAAAGTAGGGAAAATAACAGTTGGGATCATGAGTATTTTCTTTGGTGTCAGTCTTTTAACAAGTGTGTTGTTCCATTATATGACGAAGCTCTCATTTTCCACTAGTTTAATTGGAATTGTTCCCGCGGGAGCTGCTGAAATGTCAGCGACAGCCATCGCATTAGATTTAAGCCCATCAGTCGTGGCAAGTTTACATATTGTTCGCGTCATATTGTTATTTCTTGCGTTGCCGCTATTTATTAAAATTTTTAAGACGATTCATAAAGAACCGGTGAAAACGTAA
- a CDS encoding sensor histidine kinase, translating to MFTGTLQRKILVVVVSLITLVMMLMLGLFIYLDYSRTFDRTRDNSLQTAKMLSYMDPVQESITMQNHTDLTPFVDYYQSQSGASFIVVKDKSGQILAHPNPERIGEVTDFKDEYTAIVFGGYYSEVSAVTMGNAIIGVSPVYNDDNQLVGTVKVGFLTEKLTEGIMERAKRLFQFSLVIFLVAILSSVWLARIIRKDTLGLEPQQIASFYSERKAILSSISEGIIAIDATGHITLMNTAARDILGLAHRHISEPIQSVIPSFELTEQLMHQEIRPSFELNVKDKILIVTTVPLRNGMNPKGAVITFKDRTEMVEMVNRLFEVSKYSESLRAQTHEFTNKLYRISGLLQLGNYDQAIHMIQEEIDVNEYTNRLIFEQIKDANVQAILLGKMGMASEMKVSFIVDENSSLQKLPSFIRTGDLTIIIGNLIDNALDAVSAQNQGEVNFFALDIGDDIIIEVTDNGPGIPSDALYEVFNQGFTTKEESGHGFGLANVQKIVRGLGGDIQVTSDGTGTTFSVYIPKEEKSEGDFDD from the coding sequence ATGTTTACAGGGACACTTCAACGAAAAATACTTGTCGTCGTCGTTTCTCTCATCACGCTTGTGATGATGCTTATGTTAGGACTCTTTATTTATTTAGACTACAGCCGTACTTTTGACAGGACGAGAGATAACAGTTTACAAACTGCCAAGATGCTGTCTTATATGGATCCAGTGCAGGAGTCGATTACGATGCAAAATCACACGGACTTAACGCCATTTGTTGATTATTATCAATCCCAGTCGGGCGCGTCTTTTATTGTGGTGAAAGATAAGAGCGGTCAGATTTTAGCGCACCCGAATCCGGAGAGAATCGGTGAAGTAACTGATTTTAAAGATGAATACACTGCGATTGTGTTTGGCGGTTATTATTCAGAAGTCTCGGCGGTGACAATGGGAAACGCAATTATTGGGGTATCCCCTGTTTATAATGATGACAATCAATTAGTCGGTACAGTGAAAGTCGGGTTTTTAACTGAAAAGTTAACTGAAGGAATTATGGAGAGAGCTAAAAGATTGTTTCAATTTTCCCTCGTCATTTTTCTTGTTGCGATTCTTTCAAGTGTTTGGCTTGCGAGAATTATCCGTAAAGATACACTCGGCTTAGAGCCGCAACAAATTGCTTCTTTTTATAGTGAGCGGAAAGCAATTCTTTCTTCTATTAGTGAAGGCATTATTGCGATTGACGCTACGGGGCATATTACGCTAATGAATACAGCAGCGAGAGATATATTAGGATTGGCACATAGACATATTTCCGAGCCGATTCAATCAGTTATTCCAAGCTTCGAGCTGACTGAACAATTGATGCATCAAGAAATCCGTCCCTCGTTTGAGTTGAACGTAAAAGATAAAATTTTAATTGTGACAACCGTCCCATTACGCAATGGGATGAATCCAAAAGGCGCTGTCATCACTTTTAAAGACCGGACGGAAATGGTCGAGATGGTGAATCGATTGTTTGAAGTGAGCAAGTACTCGGAAAGTCTGCGGGCTCAAACGCATGAATTCACGAATAAGTTGTATAGGATCTCGGGTCTTCTTCAATTAGGGAATTATGACCAAGCCATCCACATGATTCAAGAAGAAATCGATGTTAATGAATATACAAACCGCCTTATATTTGAACAGATAAAAGATGCGAATGTTCAAGCCATTCTACTAGGTAAAATGGGCATGGCATCGGAAATGAAAGTATCCTTTATTGTGGATGAAAATAGCAGTTTACAGAAATTACCTTCTTTTATCCGCACCGGAGATTTAACGATTATTATTGGCAATCTCATCGATAACGCGCTTGATGCAGTTTCTGCTCAAAATCAAGGAGAAGTTAATTTTTTTGCGCTGGATATAGGCGACGATATCATCATCGAGGTGACGGACAATGGGCCGGGAATACCGTCCGATGCATTATATGAAGTATTTAACCAAGGATTTACGACGAAAGAAGAATCAGGTCATGGATTTGGTTTGGCGAATGTTCAGAAGATTGTCCGAGGTCTAGGTGGAGATATACAAGTGACGAGTGACGGGACAGGCACTACTTTTTCTGTTTATATTCCGAAAGAGGAAAAGTCGGAAGGGGATTTTGATGATTAA
- a CDS encoding response regulator codes for MINVLIVEDDFRIADIHESILAGIDGINVVGKALRAEGSWQFIETNRVDLLLVDVYMPDQLGIDLVIELKQKYPHLDVIMITAARDTHLLKKSINAGIFYYLIKPVQFEKLKKVIEVYKDKKEILASTDVVDQAMLDRIFRMPSPENRPNVSLPKGINELTLSKVLEIMKSLPDGVTAEEMGERLGASRTTARRYMEHLVSTGKMKAELEYGIVGRPERKYFNR; via the coding sequence ATGATTAATGTTTTAATTGTAGAAGATGATTTTAGGATTGCAGATATTCATGAAAGTATTTTGGCAGGTATTGATGGCATTAATGTGGTGGGAAAGGCGTTGCGAGCGGAAGGAAGCTGGCAGTTTATTGAAACCAACAGGGTGGATCTTCTGCTAGTCGACGTATACATGCCAGATCAATTAGGCATCGATTTAGTCATTGAGTTAAAGCAGAAGTATCCTCATTTGGATGTCATCATGATTACCGCTGCAAGAGATACCCATTTACTTAAAAAAAGTATCAATGCCGGTATTTTTTATTATCTAATCAAGCCTGTTCAATTTGAAAAGTTGAAAAAAGTGATTGAGGTTTATAAAGATAAAAAAGAGATTCTTGCATCGACCGATGTTGTCGACCAAGCAATGCTGGATCGTATTTTTAGAATGCCGTCGCCAGAAAATAGACCTAATGTTTCCCTTCCAAAGGGAATCAACGAACTTACCCTATCTAAAGTACTTGAAATTATGAAAAGTTTACCCGATGGGGTGACCGCTGAAGAAATGGGAGAAAGGCTAGGTGCTTCCCGAACAACTGCGCGAAGATATATGGAGCATCTCGTATCTACTGGCAAGATGAAAGCAGAGCTAGAGTATGGAATTGTAGGTAGACCCGAAAGAAAATATTTTAACCGGTGA
- a CDS encoding tripartite tricarboxylate transporter substrate binding protein, with protein MRRLLLFLALSIVLVLAACSSEGAGDGEFPSKTIEIVAPASPGGGYDATSRAIQKIMTDEKLVEQNITVVNKPGGNGEVGWKYLQPKDGHSIAIDSSLIVTNNILGTSDMTFEDVTPLATLTTEWISYAVPPDSPFKDAQEFMEQLKEDPASLKIAVAPGLGNNDHLSFVEAAKTYGVDVTKLNFLVYDGGGDVVTALLGGHVDFGISSLSEFKDQHEAEKFRIVAVSSEERIEGLEDVGTWKEQGVDMVFPHWRGIVGPADMSDEEIAYWDDVISKLVETEAWQTLLKNNEWEPYYKDSKETIEFLKEQQEKYEVLIKDSGLID; from the coding sequence ATGAGAAGATTACTGTTATTTCTAGCTTTATCCATAGTGCTCGTATTAGCTGCATGTTCTTCTGAAGGTGCAGGCGATGGTGAATTCCCATCCAAAACAATTGAAATTGTTGCACCAGCATCACCAGGCGGTGGATATGATGCGACATCAAGAGCGATTCAGAAAATCATGACGGATGAAAAACTGGTCGAACAAAACATTACGGTTGTGAATAAACCGGGCGGTAATGGAGAAGTTGGCTGGAAGTACTTACAGCCGAAAGATGGACATAGCATCGCAATCGATTCAAGTCTGATTGTAACGAATAACATCTTAGGCACGAGCGACATGACATTTGAAGATGTCACACCGCTTGCAACGTTAACGACTGAGTGGATTTCCTATGCAGTTCCACCTGATTCGCCATTTAAAGATGCACAAGAATTTATGGAGCAATTAAAAGAAGATCCTGCGTCCTTGAAAATTGCGGTCGCACCAGGACTGGGTAACAATGACCATCTATCATTTGTAGAGGCTGCAAAAACATACGGAGTGGATGTTACGAAACTAAACTTCCTTGTTTATGATGGGGGCGGAGACGTTGTGACGGCATTACTTGGCGGTCACGTTGATTTTGGTATCTCTTCATTATCAGAGTTTAAAGATCAGCATGAAGCTGAGAAATTTAGAATTGTTGCAGTTTCTTCCGAAGAGCGTATTGAAGGCTTAGAGGATGTTGGCACATGGAAAGAGCAAGGCGTTGACATGGTATTCCCTCACTGGAGAGGGATTGTTGGTCCAGCAGATATGTCAGATGAAGAAATTGCTTATTGGGATGACGTAATCAGTAAGTTAGTAGAAACAGAAGCATGGCAGACACTTTTAAAGAACAACGAGTGGGAGCCGTACTATAAAGATAGCAAAGAAACGATTGAGTTCTTGAAAGAGCAGCAAGAGAAGTATGAAGTGCTTATTAAAGACTCTGGGTTAATTGATTAA
- a CDS encoding tripartite tricarboxylate transporter TctB family protein — protein sequence MLRFATPIFFMIVGFIYLIATLNLPKARLGDPNGPMYFPIIIAVLIIVSSAVYFFQEWKLRKEEFKEFQLIKEGRAPLYLIATIVLMLIYTFLFERIGFLYATMLFLGGLMFLLNGRKRWIYNIIIAVAFSFITWYAFAELLQVSLP from the coding sequence ATGTTAAGGTTTGCAACGCCGATATTTTTCATGATTGTCGGTTTTATCTATTTAATTGCGACTTTGAATCTACCAAAGGCAAGACTTGGCGACCCGAACGGTCCTATGTATTTCCCAATTATTATCGCTGTGCTGATCATCGTGTCCAGTGCGGTCTATTTCTTTCAAGAATGGAAGCTTCGAAAGGAAGAATTTAAGGAGTTCCAATTAATAAAAGAGGGCAGAGCGCCGCTTTACTTAATTGCCACGATTGTATTAATGCTTATTTACACGTTCCTATTTGAAAGAATAGGATTCTTATACGCTACAATGCTATTCCTTGGCGGATTAATGTTTCTCTTAAATGGAAGAAAGAGATGGATTTACAACATCATCATTGCTGTGGCATTTTCGTTTATTACATGGTATGCATTCGCAGAATTATTGCAAGTAAGTTTACCGTAG
- a CDS encoding tripartite tricarboxylate transporter permease, with protein MGIDMQYVIEGFMVAIQPQNLFWIALGGFLGTIVGMLPGLGPATAIALLIPITFGMDPTSALILMAAIYYGAMYGGSRSSILLNVPGDGSAIAATFDGYPMAQKGQAGQALAISAIASLIGGLVAVVGFILLSQPLAQFALKFGPAEYFMLMIFTLSAIVALAQGAMVKGFIAMGVGLLLSTIGIDLQTGVYRFTGGNVHLADGVDFLVVIIGIYAVGEVMYNYLTIDRPLGEKKNIGKIWITKEQWNRTKWPMLRNGPIGFLVGVLPGAGGAIASMISYSLEKQVSKKPEEFGEGAIEGLAAPESSNNAASVGAFIPMLTMGIPGSGTTAVILGAIVMLGLKPGPLLFENNPDMVWTFINSMFIGNIFLVILNIALVALLVRILDTPPKTLYPIILLLAFMGTYTLNFSMTDFVILIVFGLIGLVMKILQFPVAPLILAVIVGSEMEQNLRKSLVTHDSAWGLMTASPITIGLVILTIISLGYPLLTSWLKKRKLERSMGQ; from the coding sequence ATGGGAATCGATATGCAATACGTTATTGAAGGTTTTATGGTTGCAATACAGCCTCAAAACTTATTTTGGATCGCTTTAGGAGGATTCTTAGGAACGATTGTTGGAATGCTTCCGGGTCTTGGACCTGCAACGGCAATCGCTTTACTTATCCCAATCACTTTTGGAATGGATCCAACTAGTGCATTAATCCTTATGGCGGCAATTTACTATGGAGCCATGTACGGCGGGTCCCGAAGTTCAATATTATTGAATGTACCGGGAGATGGATCAGCCATTGCAGCGACATTCGATGGATATCCGATGGCACAAAAAGGACAAGCAGGTCAAGCGTTGGCCATTTCAGCAATTGCTTCACTAATTGGCGGACTCGTTGCAGTCGTCGGTTTTATTTTATTATCACAGCCACTCGCTCAATTCGCATTAAAGTTTGGTCCGGCTGAATATTTTATGCTGATGATTTTCACACTTTCAGCCATTGTTGCATTGGCACAAGGGGCGATGGTGAAGGGATTCATCGCAATGGGCGTAGGGCTTTTACTTAGTACGATAGGAATTGATTTACAGACCGGCGTTTATCGTTTTACAGGAGGAAACGTTCACCTTGCAGATGGCGTCGATTTTCTAGTTGTCATAATCGGTATTTATGCCGTTGGTGAAGTGATGTATAACTACTTAACCATTGACCGTCCTCTTGGTGAAAAGAAAAATATCGGGAAAATTTGGATTACGAAAGAACAATGGAATCGTACAAAATGGCCGATGCTTCGTAACGGTCCAATCGGTTTCCTTGTAGGTGTTTTACCGGGTGCGGGCGGTGCGATTGCATCGATGATCAGTTATTCTCTTGAAAAACAAGTTTCCAAAAAACCAGAAGAATTCGGAGAAGGTGCAATTGAAGGATTAGCAGCACCAGAATCGTCTAACAACGCCGCTTCTGTCGGGGCATTTATTCCAATGTTAACAATGGGTATTCCAGGATCAGGAACGACAGCAGTTATTCTTGGTGCGATTGTGATGCTCGGTTTGAAGCCAGGGCCGCTGTTATTTGAAAATAATCCGGATATGGTTTGGACGTTCATTAACAGTATGTTTATCGGGAATATTTTCCTAGTCATTCTGAACATCGCACTCGTTGCATTGCTTGTTAGAATTCTAGATACACCGCCGAAAACATTGTATCCAATCATTCTATTACTAGCATTTATGGGTACATACACGTTGAATTTCAGTATGACGGATTTTGTTATTTTGATTGTTTTCGGTTTGATTGGCCTTGTCATGAAAATCCTTCAGTTCCCAGTAGCGCCGTTGATTTTGGCAGTTATTGTCGGTTCCGAGATGGAACAAAACTTAAGAAAGAGCTTGGTTACACATGACAGTGCTTGGGGATTGATGACAGCATCGCCAATCACAATTGGCCTTGTGATTCTGACAATTATTTCTCTAGGCTATCCACTCTTAACATCATGGTTGAAAAAGAGAAAACTAGAAAGAAGTATGGGGCAATAA
- the prpB gene encoding methylisocitrate lyase encodes MTWLIEKQRTQIELADEFRRLMTDGPILKIIGAHDGMAGLVAKSTGFKSLYLSGGAFTASKGLPDLGILHSQEVAERAREIIRATDLPMLVDIDTGFGGILNVARTAKEMVEANVAAIQIEDQDLPKKCGHLNGKKLISAEEMAQKIKIIKEVAPSLVIVARTDALSVEGMDAAIDRMKMYVEAGADALFPEAFTTEDEFRQASETFDVPLLANMTEFGRTDYFTADEFETFGYSMVIYPVTSLRVAAKAYEIVFKEIFEKGTQKDVLHMMQTRQELYDEIGLHDYEALDEQIAKTVLPK; translated from the coding sequence ATGACATGGTTAATTGAGAAGCAGCGAACACAAATTGAGTTGGCTGATGAGTTTAGACGTCTGATGACAGATGGGCCAATATTAAAAATTATTGGCGCACACGATGGCATGGCAGGTCTTGTTGCAAAGTCTACCGGTTTCAAATCACTATATTTATCGGGCGGCGCGTTTACTGCAAGCAAGGGACTCCCAGACTTGGGCATCCTTCATTCACAAGAAGTGGCAGAGCGTGCGAGAGAAATTATTCGTGCGACTGATTTGCCGATGCTTGTAGATATCGATACAGGTTTTGGGGGGATTTTGAATGTCGCAAGAACAGCGAAAGAAATGGTTGAAGCGAATGTTGCTGCGATTCAAATAGAAGACCAAGACTTACCGAAAAAGTGCGGCCATCTGAATGGGAAAAAATTAATTTCTGCTGAAGAAATGGCACAAAAGATTAAAATCATTAAAGAAGTCGCACCTTCCTTAGTGATTGTTGCACGTACAGATGCACTATCTGTTGAAGGGATGGATGCTGCAATCGATCGAATGAAAATGTATGTGGAAGCTGGTGCGGATGCTTTATTCCCAGAAGCCTTCACAACAGAAGATGAATTTAGACAGGCGAGTGAAACGTTCGACGTTCCGTTACTTGCAAATATGACGGAATTTGGAAGAACGGATTATTTCACAGCAGATGAATTCGAAACTTTCGGCTACTCGATGGTGATTTATCCAGTTACTTCTCTACGTGTTGCTGCGAAAGCATATGAAATTGTTTTCAAAGAGATATTTGAAAAGGGAACACAGAAAGATGTGTTGCATATGATGCAGACAAGACAAGAGCTTTATGATGAGATTGGGTTGCATGACTATGAGGCGTTGGATGAGCAGATTGCAAAAACGGTGTTGCCGAAATAA